The Acinonyx jubatus isolate Ajub_Pintada_27869175 chromosome D1, VMU_Ajub_asm_v1.0, whole genome shotgun sequence genome includes a window with the following:
- the LIPT2 gene encoding putative lipoyltransferase 2, mitochondrial translates to MLQPVVRLVRLNRLPYAELLALQERWLRRLQAELGSEALSAAEAGALLLCEPAGPVYTSGLRGGLTPEETARLRALGAEVRATGRGGLATFHGPGQLLCHSVLDLRRLGLRLRTHVAALESCAVRVCELQGLHGARARPPPYTGVWLGERKVCAIGVRCGRHITSHGLALNCCTDLVWFEHIVPCGLVGTGVTSLSEELQRHVSVDEVIPPFLEAFRETYKCTFISEDRPN, encoded by the exons ATGTTGCAGCCCGTGGTACGGCTGGTGCGGCTAAATCGGCTGCCCTACGCCGAGCTGCTGGCCCTGCAGGAGCGCTGGTTGCGACGGCTGCAGGCCGAACTAGGCAGTGAGGCCCTGTCGGCCGCTGAGGCGGGCGCGCTCCTGCTCTGCGAGCCCGCGGGGCCCGTATACACATCTGGGCTGCGCGGCGGCCTGACGCCGGAGGAAACTGCGCGGCTGCGGGCCTTGGGCGCCGAGGTACGCGCCACAGGCCGCGGTGGCCTGGCCACTTTCCATGGGCCGGGCCAGCTGCTCTGCCACTCGGTGCTAGATCTGCGACGCCTGGGCCTGCGCCTGCGCACCCACGTGGCTGCGCTGGAGTCGTGCGCGGTGCGCGTGTGCGAGCTCCAGGGCTTGCATGGAGCCCGCGCGCGGCCCCCACCCTACACCGGCGTCTGGCTGGGGGAGCGCAAAGTCTGCGCGATCG GAGTCCGCTGTGGAAGGCACATCACGTCCCACGGCCTGGCTCTGAACTGTTGTACAGACCTCGTGTGGTTTGAGCACATCGTCCCCTGCGGGCTGGTTGGGACAGGCGTCACCTCTCTGAGTGAGGAACTCCAACGGCACGTCAGTGTGGATGAAGTAATACCACCTTTCCTTGAGGCCTTTAGGGAGACCTACAAATGCACATTTATCTCAGAGGACAGACCCAACTAA